A stretch of Janibacter endophyticus DNA encodes these proteins:
- a CDS encoding amino acid ABC transporter permease, with product MGELFAQFDVWGAFWLTIKLSVWSALWALLLGTSLAIMRVGPVRVLNVVGAAYVNVVRNTPLTLVVLFSLTVLGTRLGIQIANDESPTFLVDEAVRWAIFALSVYHAAFVCEALRSGVNTVPVGQAEAARSIGLGLGQSLRHVVLPQAFRGAVAPLASVLIALIKNTTVASIIGVAQTSYFMVEAIEFRPDLIWQLFALIAGFFLLLTLPIGVGLTSLSRKVAVKR from the coding sequence GTGGGTGAGCTCTTCGCCCAGTTCGACGTCTGGGGCGCCTTCTGGCTGACCATCAAGCTGTCGGTGTGGTCGGCGCTGTGGGCGCTGCTGCTCGGCACGAGTCTCGCGATCATGCGGGTCGGCCCGGTACGCGTGCTCAACGTCGTCGGCGCCGCGTACGTCAACGTCGTGCGCAACACCCCGCTGACCCTCGTCGTCCTCTTCTCGCTGACCGTGCTCGGCACCCGCCTCGGTATCCAGATCGCGAACGACGAGAGCCCGACCTTCCTCGTCGACGAGGCGGTGCGCTGGGCGATCTTCGCGCTGTCGGTCTACCACGCAGCCTTCGTCTGCGAGGCGCTGCGCTCGGGCGTCAACACGGTGCCGGTCGGCCAGGCCGAGGCAGCGCGATCGATCGGTCTCGGCCTGGGGCAGTCGCTGCGGCACGTCGTGCTGCCGCAGGCCTTCCGCGGAGCGGTCGCCCCGCTGGCGTCGGTGCTCATCGCGCTCATCAAGAACACGACGGTGGCCTCGATCATCGGTGTCGCGCAGACGTCGTACTTCATGGTCGAGGCGATCGAGTTCCGGCCGGACCTCATCTGGCAGCTCTTCGCGCTCATCGCCGGCTTCTTCCTCCTGCTCACGCTGCCGATCGGCGTCGGGCTGACCTCGCTCTCGCGGAAGGTGGCGGTCAAGCGATGA